The Pseudalkalibacillus hwajinpoensis nucleotide sequence TCGCCATTAATGTGGAAACTTCGTTGATCAAAATTCGCTGTACCAATGTCACACAATGTCTCATCAATGATCATAACTTTGGCGTGGTAGAAGCCATTCATATATTGATAAACTTCTCCACCGGCACGAATCAGTTCAACGAGGTATTCATATGAAGCTTCTTTTACAAGAGGATGGTCGGCACGCATTGGCAAAATAACCTGGACTTTAATACCGCATTTCAGGGCGCGTAGCAGGCTTGTTTGAACAGTTTGTCCTGGAATGTAATAGGGGGAGCCAATGATAATAGATGTTGTAGCTTTATCAATATACGAGGCAAAAGCTTCCTCTACGCTATTACCATTCGTAATATGAAACGAGACTTTATGCTGACCTGTTTCGAGCGGCGGTATATAAACGTTATGCTTATTAATAGGGGAATGACTCTCTTCCCAATCAAGGAAAAATTGATCTTGAAGTCCTTGCACGGCTTCGCCAGTCACGCGAAGGTGATAATCTCGCCAATATCCAAACTTAGGATCCTTCCCTACGTATTCGTTTCCAACGTTAAAGCCACCAACGTAGCCAATCTCTCCATCAATAACAGTGATTTTTCGATGATTACGCTCATTTATGGAAGTGAAAAATCGTGGGAAAGAAATTTTTCTGGAATAGGAAAAAACGATGCCACAGGAGGTCATTTTTCTTATGGTGGCTTTCTTTAAGCTGTGACTACCTCCATAGTCCACGAGTAAATAGACAGAGACGCCAGAGGTTGCTTTTTGACAAAGATGCTCGATAATCATATGTCCCGTGGCGTCATCTCGAAAAATATAAAACATCATATGAATTTGATAGACTGCAGCATCAATATCATTTATTAGTGCTCTAAAAAAATCATCTCCATCATTAATGAAAGTCAGGTTTCCCGTCATTTTTTGACGTGAAGAGGAAGGAGCGAGTTTTCTTTTCTTATTGCCTGTATGAAGGTCGGTTATTAACCACAATATGAGTGCGAGTAGGACTGTTAAAAAGATCTCCACGATTTTCCCCTCCTTTCAATAGTTGCTGTTGACTTAGTTTGTCCTAAACTTAAAAAAAGTAAAAAAAAATCTCTGACTGAATGCTCATTCAGTTATTTATGTGTTATACTGAAGTCAGAAAATTACTTTCATTCTGACTTAAAAGCGTTTTCATAAATTGTTTGAACTGTCGGGGAGCATCTTTGTTCAAGCATCACGAAGCGGCTAAGAAGGAATGACACGAAAGGAGAGGTTTGCCAGCATGGATGTTTTATTGATCGCTAACTGGATTGCTTTCATTCTTGTAACCGCTTACGCGTTCTTCTTGTTTGGGTATGTTGTGAAGACTCGATATGAATACATTAAGCTTGGAAAGAAAGCAGAATTTGATCATTCCATGAAAGAACGACTAGAAGCTATTGTAGTCAAAGTGTTTGGGCAAAAGAAATTACTTAAAGATAAGAAGAGTGGAACCATCCATGTGATGATGTTCTACGGTTTCCTTCTCGTTCAATTCGGTGCAATCGATATGATTGTGAAAGGTTTATCACCGGGGTCACATCTTCCTCTTGGACCGCTTTACCCAGCGTTTACGTTTTTCCAGGAGCTCGTGACGCTAATGATTTTAACAGCAGTTGTATGGGCATTCTACCGTCGCTATATTGAGGCGATCGCTCGTTTAAAGAAAGGTTTTAAAGCGGGACTTGTACTATTGTTCATTGGACTTTTAATGATATCCGTTCTTTTTGCAGGCGGTATGGAAATTATCTGGCATGATGCTGGTTATTCATGGAGTGCGCCAGTTGCTTCGGGAATTGCTTTCTTATTCTCATGGATCAATGAAACAGCAGCGATTGCACTATTCTTCTTTTTCTGGTGGATTCACCTGCTCGTGCTTCTTACGTTCATGGTGTATGTACCGCAATCCAAGCACGCTCACTTAATTGCAGGACCAGTCAACGTTTTCTTGGGTCGTACAAACAAAGTAGGGCAGCTTGCATCTATTAACTTTGAAGATGAAAGTCAAGAAACTTACGGTGTGAATACGATTGAAGATTTCAATCAGAAGCAGCTTGTTGATTTGTATGCCTGTGTGGAATGTGGACGCTGTACGAATATGTGTCCAGCAACGGCAACAGGAAAAATCCTTTCTCCGATGGATTTGATCGTTAAGCTTCGTGATCACCTGACAGAAAAAGGCGCAGCCGTTACATCAAGAACACCGTGGGTTCCTGCATATGCATTTTCTAACACAGCAGGAAATCAAATTGCTTATCAATCACGTGCTCAGCAGGAAACAGCTGCAGCAGCTGAAGGGCTTGTGAGCGATGGGTTAATTGGTAACGTGATTACAGAAGAAGAAATTTGGGCTTGTACAACGTGCCGTAACTGTGAAGATCAATGTCCAGTTGAGAACGAGCACGTTGATAAAATCATCGATATGCGTCGTCACCTTGTCTTAATGGAAGGGAAGATGGATAGCGATGTACAGCGTGCGATTACGAACATCGAACGTCAGGGCAACCCGTGGGGGATTAGCCGTAAAGAGCGTGAGAACTGGCGCGATATGCGTGATGATATCGTTGTTCCAACAGTAAAAGAAAAAGAAAAAGCAGGCGAAGAATTCGAATATCTCTTCTGGGTTGGCTCGATGGGCTCTTACGATAATCGTAGCCAGAAGATTGCCGCTTCCTTTGCGAAGATCATGAATGAAGCTGGCATTTCGTTCGCTATTCTTGGTAACAAAGAAAAGAACTCTGGCGATACGCCACGACGTGTAGGAAACGAGTTCTTGTTCCAGGATCTTGCACAGAAAAATATTGAAACGTTCCAAAAGCATAATATTTCAAAAATCGTTACAATCGACCCTCATGCTTATAACTCACTTAAAAATGAGTATCCTGAGTTTGGACTTGAAGCAGAGGTTTATCACCATACCGAATTATTGTATGACTGGATTAAAGAAGGAAAACTGAAGCCGAAACACGAAGTAAACGAGAGAATCACGTATCATGATTCCTGTTACCTCGGACGTTACAACGAAGTATACGATCCACCACGTGAAATTCTTCGCAGTATTCCAGGCGTTGAAGTGATCGAGATGGACCGCAACCGCGAAAATGGTATGTGCTGTGGCGCCGGCGGCGGTTTGATGTGGACGGAAGAAGATACAGGATCTCGCATTAACGTAACGAGAACGGAACAGGCACTTAGCGTGATGCCATCCGTTATCGGAAGTGCGTGTCCTTACTGCTTAACGATGATGAGTGATGGTACGAAAGCGAAGGAAGTAGAAGAAGAAGTAGCAACACTAGATATTGTCGAGATTTTAGAACGCTCCATTGTTCAAAAAGAAACTGTTCTCCAATAGACTGTTTGGCAAAGGGTTAGCTTATGCTGGTTTTTACGACCGGCATGAGCTCTTTCCTTTGTTACTTTGTCGGTAAGGTGAGCGAGCGTTCAGTCGCAATTTAATCAATTATGGTAGCGTTTTCGAAAATGAGAGGAGAGGTTTTTGTGGGCAGAACGGTCATTGTTAGCGGTGTGAGAACGCCGTTTGGAAAATTTGGTGGGGCTCTTAAATCAATAGAAGCATCTAAGCTGGGTGGAACAGCGATTAAAGAAGCTTTGGTTCGCGCTGGAATTGATCCTGCGGATGTAGGAGAAGTGATTATGGGGTCTGTCCTTCAAGGTGGTCAAGGTCAAATTCCATCTCGTCAGGCAGCAAGACACGCTGGTATTCCTTGGGAAGTAAAGACGGAAACGATTAACAAAGTATGCGCTTCAGGTCTTCGTAGCGTAACGCTCGCTGATCAAATCATTCGCTCTGGTGATGAAGAAGTCATTGTTGCCGGCGGAATGGAATCGATGAGCAACGCCCCATACATCATGAAGGACGCGCGCTGGGGCATGCGAATGGGCGACAAACAAGTGGTTGATCTCATGGTGCATGATGGCTTAACGTGCTCGTTTGATGGTTGTCACATGGGCGTTTATGGAAACACGACAGCGGAAGAGTATGAGATTTCTAGAGAAGAGCAGGATCGCTGGGCGACAAGAAGTCAGGAGCGTGCTGTGAAAGCGATGGAATCGGGGATTTTTGCAGAAGAAATTATCCCAATTAACGTGCCACAGCGAAAAGGAGATCCTCTCGTCGTTGAACATGATGAAGCACCTAGAAAAGGCACAACAGAGGAGCAGTTAGGAAAGCTAAAGCCAGTCTTCGGTGCCGACGGAACGATTACAGCTGGGAATGCACCAGGTGTAAATGATGGAGCTGGGGCGCTTGTCCTTATGTCTGAAGAACGTGCTTCAAAAGAAGGCAAAGAAGTCATGGCCACAATTCTTTCTCATACAGCAATTGCTGTTGAAGCAAAGGATTTTCCTAAGACGCCGGGTCTCGTGATCAATGAGCTATTGAAGAAAACAGGAAAATCAATTGAAGAAATTGATCTATTTGAAATCAATGAAGCGTTCGCAGCTGTAGCGCTAACGAGCGGAAAAATTGCCTCACTCGATGAAGAAAAGGTCAATGTGCATGGTGGTGCAGTGGCGCTTGGTCATCCAATTGGAGCAAGTGGTGCACGCATTTTAATAACACTTGTTCATGAATTGAAGCGACGCGGCGGTGGCATCGGAATAGCAGCGATCTGCAGCGGCGGTGGTCAAGGCGACGCTATTATGGTTCAGGTATAGAAGGGAGCATGATGATGGAAATAAAAACAATTATGGTGATTGGTGCAGGACAAATGGGAGCTGGAATTGCACAGGTGTGTGCAGCTTCTGGCTATACAGTTTATTTAAATGATTTGAAGCAGGAGTTTCTTGATAAAGGAATTGAGAGAATTGAGAAAAACCTCTCGAAACAAGTTTCCAAAGAGCGGATTACACAGGAAGATCTAAGCGGAACGATGGAACGTTTGAGAGCGACGACAGATCTGCAGGATGCAAAGCATGTAGACATTGTCATTGAAGCAGCTGTTGAGAACATGGAAGTGAAGTGTAACCTTTTCGCACGGCTGGATGAAATTGCGCAAGATCATACGCTTCTTGCAACGAATACATCCTCTCTTCCAATTACGGAAATTGCAGCATCAACAAAGCGCCCTGAGAAAGTGATTGGTATGCACTTTATGAACCCGGTGCCTGTCATGAAGCTTGTTGAAATTATTCGCGGTCTAGCAACAACAAACGAAAGCTACCAGGCCGTTGAAAAGCTAGCGGTGGATCTCGGTAAGACAGCGGTTGAAGTAAACGACTTCCCAGGATTTGTGTCCAATCGAATTTTGATGCCAATGATCAACGAAGCGATCTACACCGTTTATGAAGGTGTGGCATCCCCTGAGGATATCGATAGCGTGATGAAGCTCGGCATGAATCATCCAATGGGACCATTAACTCTCGCAGATTTTATCGGTCTTGATACGTGTCTTTATATTATGGAAACGCTTCAAGAAGGATTCGGCGATGATAAATACCGCCCATGTCCGCTATTACGTAAATATGTAAAAGCTGGCTGGCTCGGACGTAAGACAGGAAGAGGCTTCTACCAATACCAGGATTAACACCACGAGGAGGAACGAGCATGGAGCTTGTATTTACGGAAGAGCAGAAGATGATGCAGAAAATGGTGCGTGATTTTGCGGAAAAAGAAATCGCGCCAATTGTTGAAGAAATGGAAGAGACGGATCGTTTTCCACGCGAAGTGATTAAACGAATGGGCGAGCTTGGTTTAATGGGGATTCCGATTCCAGAAGCTTATGGCGGAGCGGAAATGGATTATACGTCATACATCATTGCAATCCATGAGCTCTCAAAAGTGAGCGCCACGGTCGGCGTAATTCTATCGGTTCATACATCCGTTGGGACACTGCCGATACTAGCGTTTGGTACAGAAGAACAGAAAAAGCGCTACATTCCGAAGCTAGCAACCGGAGAATACCTTGGTGCGTTTGCGCTGACGGAACCGAGTTCAGGATCAGATGCAAGCAGCATGAAAACGCGCGCTGTCCGAGATGGCGATCACTACATTTTGAACGGCTCAAAGATTTTCATTACAAACGGCGGCGAGGCGGATACGTATGTTGCCTTCGCAAGAACAAATCCTGAGGAAAAAGGAAGCAAAGGCGTAACTGCTTTTATTATCGAACGTGACATGCCTGGATTTAGCGTTGGGAAGAAAGAAAAGAAAATGGGGCTAAACGGCTCGAATACGGTTGAAATCATTTTCGAAGATTGCCGTGTGCCAGTTGAGAATCGTCTCGGCGAAGAAGGTCAGGGATTCAAAATTGCGATGGCAAACCTTGAGAGCGGCCGCATCGGGATCGCGGCACAGTCACTAGGAATTGCTGAAGCGGCGCTAAATTACGCGACGGCTTACGCGAAAGAGCGTCACCAGTTTGGTAAGCCGATCGGGCAAAATCAAGGTCTCGGCTTCAAGCTTGCCGATATGGCAACAGAAGTAGAGGCAGCGAAACTCCTAACCTATCGTGCGGCTGACCTGAAAAACCACGGGATCCCTTGCATGCAGGAAGTCTCGATGGCGAAGCTCTTTGCATCGAAAGCAGCCGTGAAAGCCTCGATTGAAGCGGTTCAAGTCTATGGCGGTTACGGTTACACGAAAGATTACCCAGTAGAACGCCTATTCCGAGACGCGAAAGTATGCGAAATCTACGAAGGAACGAGCGAAATCCAGAAAATCGTCATTAGTCGGAACTTGATGAAATAGAGAAAAGCGGAAGTGACCGTTTAGACCCGTCAGGCACTGGAGGCTTCCTCAGAAAAGCCAGGTATATCCGTTTTATTGTCCAAAAAACCATTATATTGGCCAAACTTCATTTTTATTGGCCAAATTCGAGATATATTGTCCAAAATCAACTTTTATTGTCCAAACCACCAAAAAGGAGAGAAACAGGATGAATTTTCAACTATCAGAAGAACATGAAATGCTACGGAAAATGGTGCGCGACTTTGCGAGGAAAGAAGTAGAACCAACAGCGGCTGAGCGTGATGAAGAAGAGCGCTTTGATCGAAAGCTTTTTGATCAAATGGCTGAGCTTGGTTTAACGGGCATCCCATGGTCAGAAGAGTACGGTGGCATTGGCTCAGATTACTTAAGCTATGTGATTGCAGTGGAAGAGCTATCACGCGTTTGTGCGTCTACAGGTGTAACGCTTTCTGCACATACCTCCCTTGCAGGCTGGCCGTTGAATGCATTTGGTACAGAAGAGCAGAAGCAGAAGTTCTTGCGTCCAATGGCAGAAGGTAAGCTAATGGGAGCTTACGGACTCACAGAGCCAGGGTCAGGATCGGATGCGAGTGGGATGAAAACGACGGCGAAGCTTGATGGCGATCACTACATCTTAAATGGCTCGAAAATTTTCATTACAAACGGCGGCGAAGCGGAAATTTATATCGTGTTTGCTCAGACCGATAAAGAAAAGGGTCATAAAGGGATTACTGCGTTTATCGTTGAAAAAGGAACGCCTGGTTTCTCAATGGGTAAGAAAGAGAAAAAGCTCGGCATTCGCTCTTCTCCTACGCTCGAAATCATTTTTGAAGACTGCCGTGTACCTGTTGAAAATCGTCTTGGCGATGAAGGACAAGGATTTAAAATCGCGATGAAGACGCTTGATGGTGGGCGTAACGGAATTGCGGCTCAAGCTGTTGGCATTGCACAAGGTGCGCTTGATGCAGCAACAGCATATACGAAGGAGCGTAAGCAGTTTGGCAAACCGATCGGCGCAAATCAAGGCATTGGCTTTAAGCTCGCTGATATGGCAACGAAAATTGAAGCAGCTCGACTATTAACTTACCAGGCTGCATGGAAAGAAAGTCAGGGTCTTCCGTATGGTAAAGAATCGGCGATGTCTAAGCTATACGCTGGAGATATCTCGATGGAAGTAACAACAGAAGCGGTGCAAGTCTTTGGTGGCTATGGCTATACGAAGGATTATCCAGTTGAGCGCTATATGCGTGATGCGAAAATTACGCAAATCTATGAAGGTACAAATGAAATTCAGCGTCTTGTTATTTCAAGAATGCTGATGGCTGATTAAGAAGCGCTATGCATCCACTCGCAGAACGACTTTCAAATCAGGATGAACGTGCGCTCGCAAAGGCGATCAGTCTTGTTGAAAATGATGCTGAAGACAAACTGGAATTACTGAAGGATATCCACCCGATGACGGGGCGTGCCCACTATATTGGGATAACCGGATCACCCGGTGCCGGTAAAAGTTCGCTCGTTAACAGGCTGATTACCCACCTTAGAAAGCAGGATCTCACTGTTGGTGTTGTGGCCGTTGATCCAACGAGTCCGTTTAGCGGGGGTTCCCTTCTAGGAGATCGTGTCAGGATGGCGGAGCATTTTACCGATCCTGGTGTCTTTATCCGAAGCATGGGAACACGAGGGAGCCTTGGGGGGCTTTCTCGAACGACGAAGGAAACGGTTCGCTTAATGGACGCGTTTGGATTCGATGTCATATTAATTGAAACGGTTGGGGTTGGGCAATCAGAGCTCGATATTATGAAGATCGCGGATACGATTGCCGTAGTGTTGAACCCAGGTAGCGGAGACGTTGTGCAAGTCTTTAAAGCTGGCATTATGGAAATTGCGGATCTTTTTATCGTCAATAAAGCAGATTTACCAGGTGTCCCCAAGCTACTGGCTGAGCTTGAAAGCATGCTCGATCTGGTGAAGCATGATGCGCCGTGGCGTCCACCGATTGTGAAGGCGATCTCTGTTCAAAATCTAGGTCTTGAGAATGTTTGGAAACGAATGCAGGAGCATTTTGAATACAGTAAGGAGTCTGGTGAGCGTGATGCTAGACGCAAAACCTCACTTGAACGAGAAGTGATCGAAGTGGTGCATGATGAAATGATGAAGCAGCTTATGGAGCGCGAAGCAGAGGATAATGGCTGGATTGATGAAGTGAAAAGTGGCGCCGTCGACCCTTACTCAGCCGCTGTGAAGCTGCTTCAGGATTATATGGGCAGCCTTGAGAGGAAGGGGATGGGAAGGTGAAGAAAAACGTTCCTTCGATGGTAAAGGATGAAAAGCTCATTCAGAAACGACGTGAGCAAATGATCAAAGCAGCGGTCTCCCTTTTTAAGGAAAAAGGGTTCCATCGTACGACAACGCGAGAAATTGCGCGTGTTGCTGGCTTTAGCATTGGTACGCTGTATGAATACATTCGCAAAAAAGAAGATGTGTTATATCTCGTTTGTGACAGCATTTATGATGAAGTGAGAGAGCGTCTAGAAGATCAGCTTAAGCCTAATATAACTGGAATCGAGCGTTTAAGGCAGGCCCTTCATGCGTTTTATCATGTGATGGACGATATGCAGGATGAAGTGCTTGTCATGTACCAGGAAGCAAAGTCCCTTCCGCGGGAAACGCTCCCTTATGTATTGAAAAAAGAGCTAGGAATGGCGGAAATATTTGAGCGATTGATTGAAGAATGTGTAGCAGAAGGAAAACTTCGGCTTACAGAAGAGGAGATTTACGGAGCTGCTCATAACATTCTCGTGCAGGGACAGATGTGGGTGTTCAGGCGCTGGGCGCTTCGATCTCATTATTCCATTGAAGAGTATACAAGAATGCAGGAGGCTTTTTTGATTCAAGCTTTAAATCCTGTAGAAACTACGAACCGATAGAGGAGGAACAGCAGTGAGTGTAGTCGAAACGTATAAACCAGTGAACCATGTTCGTTTTGTAACCGCTTCAAGTTTGTTTGATGGTCATGATGCATCTATTAACATTATGCGCCGCATTCTACAGGCGAGCGGTGCAGAAGTTATTCATCTCGGACATAACCGCTCTGTTGAGGAAGTCGTGAACGCTGCCATACAGGAAGATGCGCAGGGAATTGCAATCTCGTCTTATCAAGGCGGTCATATGGAATACTTTAAATATATGTATGACCTTTTAAAAGAAAAAGGCGCTTCACACGTTAAGATTTATGGCGGTGGGGGCGGCGTTATTATTCCTAAGGAAATTAAAGAGCTGCATGCTTACGGAATTTCTCACATTTTTTCACCTGATGATGGAAGTGATCTTGGTCTGCAAGGCATGATCGATATGATGATCAAGGAATGTGATTTTCCGACGTTTAAACAAATTGATAACCAGATTGATCGCTTGCATGAGCGCGATCCGCAGGCTGTTTCGAGTCTCATTACCCTTGCTGAAAGCTATGGTGGAGAACGTACAGAAGAGACGGCGGCCGCTGCTGAGCAAGTGTTTGATAAGCTTAAGAATATGGCAACCGACTCTCCTGTTCTTGGGATTACTGGTACTGGTGGAGCTGGGAAAAGCTCCTTAACTGATGAGCTCGTACGCCGTTTCATTAATGAATTTGATGATAAGACGGTAGCGATCCTTTCCATTGATCCGACAAAACAAAAGACTGGCGGCGCACTGCTCGGTGACAGAATCCGTATGAACGCTATTCACAATGACCGCGTGTTTATGAGAAGTCTCGCAACGCGAAAATCAAAAACTGAGCTTTCACTTTCAATACGTGAAGCGTTAACCGTTGTGAAAGCGGCTGGATATGACTTGATCATTATTGAAACAAGCGGAATCGGCCAGGGGGATGCCGAGATCGTTGAAATTTCTGATGTTTCGATGTATGTGATGACAAGTGAATTTGGTGCGCCTTCACAACTTGAGAAAATTGATATGATCGATTTTGCGGATTTGATTGTGATTAATAAATACGAGCGCAAAGGCTCTGAAGATGCTCTGCGTGACGTGAAGAAGCAATATCAGCGTAGTCACATGCTGTTTGAGCAAAATCTAGATAACATGCCTGTCTACGGCACGATCGCAAGTCAGTTTAATGATCCGGGCACGAATACGCTTTTTAAAGCATTGGTTGATACGATTCACCGTAAATGCCGAAATGACTGGGCAACAAACATTGAAACAAGTGACATTGTGGAAAAGCTGAATCTCATTATTCCACCGCAGCGTCAGCAATATTTACAGGACATCTCTGGTTCCGTTCGTCGTTACCATGAATATGTCGAAAAGCAGGTTCAGCTTGCAAGAAAAGCATTCCAGCTTCAAGGGACGATTGCGATGCTAGAGAGTGCGGAAGGCAATGACGAGACGATTGCGATGCTCTCTAAGATGAAAGATGAAAACATGGATGATATGCATGGAGAAACGCGTAAGATTATCGAAAGCTGGCCTGAAGTGAAAGAGAAATATAGTGGGAAAGAATTCATATCCGTTATCCGCGAGAAAGAAATCGTAACAGAACTAACGACGAAGAGTCTTTCAGGATTGGATATTCCAAAGGTATCTCTACCGAAGTATGAAGATTGGGGAGAAATTGTGCGCTGGGTATTGAAAGAGAACGTGCCGGGCTCATTCCCGTATACCGCTGGCGTCTTTCCATTTAAACGAAAAGGAGAGGACCCGAAGCGTCAATTTGCAGGCGAAGGGACGCCTGAGCGAACCAATCGCCGTTTCCATTACCTCTCTGAGAACGAAGATGCGAAGCGCTTAAGCACCGCTTTCGATTCTGTGACGCTTTACGGAGAAGATCCTGACTATCGTCCTGATATTTACGGAAAAGTTGGCGAGAGTGGCGTGAGTATTTGTACACTCGACGATATGAAAAAGCTTTATGCAGGCTTTGATTTATGTGCACCATCGACTTCAGTATCTATGACGATTAATGGCCCTGCGCCGATCATACTCGCAATGTTTATGAACACGGCGATTGAGCAGCAAATTCAAGGATTTGAAGAAAAAGAAGGTCGTAAAGCAAACGAGCAGGAGCTTGCCGATATTAAGACAAACACGCT carries:
- the icmF gene encoding fused isobutyryl-CoA mutase/GTPase IcmF gives rise to the protein MSVVETYKPVNHVRFVTASSLFDGHDASINIMRRILQASGAEVIHLGHNRSVEEVVNAAIQEDAQGIAISSYQGGHMEYFKYMYDLLKEKGASHVKIYGGGGGVIIPKEIKELHAYGISHIFSPDDGSDLGLQGMIDMMIKECDFPTFKQIDNQIDRLHERDPQAVSSLITLAESYGGERTEETAAAAEQVFDKLKNMATDSPVLGITGTGGAGKSSLTDELVRRFINEFDDKTVAILSIDPTKQKTGGALLGDRIRMNAIHNDRVFMRSLATRKSKTELSLSIREALTVVKAAGYDLIIIETSGIGQGDAEIVEISDVSMYVMTSEFGAPSQLEKIDMIDFADLIVINKYERKGSEDALRDVKKQYQRSHMLFEQNLDNMPVYGTIASQFNDPGTNTLFKALVDTIHRKCRNDWATNIETSDIVEKLNLIIPPQRQQYLQDISGSVRRYHEYVEKQVQLARKAFQLQGTIAMLESAEGNDETIAMLSKMKDENMDDMHGETRKIIESWPEVKEKYSGKEFISVIREKEIVTELTTKSLSGLDIPKVSLPKYEDWGEIVRWVLKENVPGSFPYTAGVFPFKRKGEDPKRQFAGEGTPERTNRRFHYLSENEDAKRLSTAFDSVTLYGEDPDYRPDIYGKVGESGVSICTLDDMKKLYAGFDLCAPSTSVSMTINGPAPIILAMFMNTAIEQQIQGFEEKEGRKANEQELADIKTNTLSTVRGTVQADILKEDQGQNTCIFSTEFALRMMGDIQEYFINENVRNYYSVSISGYHIAEAGANPISQLAFTLANGFTYVEYYLSRGMDIDKFAPNLSFFFSNGLDPEYTVIGRVARRIWATVMREKYGANARSQKLKYHVQTSGRSLHAQEMDFNDIRTTLQGLMAIHDNCNSLHTNAYDEAVTTPTEESVRRAMAIQMIITKEHGLTKNENPLQGSFIIEELTDLVEEAVLSEFEKINARGGVLGAMETQYQRGKIQEESMHYEMLKHSGELPIVGVNTYKNPNPPAEEEWNMELARASKEEKEQQITNLKQFQETHSDTTEDALNRLKKAALSKGNIFEELMETVKVASLGQITTALYEVGGKYRRNM